From one Deltaproteobacteria bacterium genomic stretch:
- the recO gene encoding DNA repair protein RecO, producing the protein MLPRDTVGIVLHEKDYRESDRIVTFYSPDSGKTAGVAFGARRSRKRFANCLDLFCKSRFSYVARRDSELVRLERCDLIDSYPAIRDQEKTLAYAAYLVDVVFRLTAAGDPNPALFHLLDTALQWLNSRKPENQVARIFEVRASSLLGYQLELEKCTGCGKALSGAQSAGFSAANGGIVCDRCSPTEKRRLSPGTIRALRYIQSRPLETLPRLNLTSLNVREAGKVLRDFLIGLLHKQLRTMNYIDRLEEKENR; encoded by the coding sequence AAGGATTATCGCGAATCGGACCGAATCGTCACCTTCTACAGTCCGGACAGCGGCAAGACGGCCGGCGTTGCCTTCGGGGCCAGGAGAAGTCGGAAGCGTTTTGCCAACTGTCTGGACCTTTTCTGTAAATCCCGGTTCTCTTACGTGGCCCGTCGTGACTCCGAGCTGGTACGACTCGAACGGTGCGACCTGATCGACTCGTACCCCGCGATCCGGGATCAGGAAAAGACACTGGCCTATGCAGCCTACCTAGTGGACGTGGTGTTCCGACTTACGGCAGCAGGCGACCCCAATCCGGCGCTTTTTCACTTGCTGGACACGGCCCTGCAATGGCTCAACTCCCGCAAACCCGAAAACCAGGTTGCACGGATTTTCGAGGTCAGGGCTTCGAGCCTTCTTGGCTATCAGTTGGAGCTCGAAAAATGCACGGGTTGCGGGAAAGCCTTGTCGGGCGCGCAATCAGCGGGCTTCAGCGCGGCGAACGGAGGCATCGTCTGCGACCGGTGCTCTCCAACGGAAAAACGGCGTCTTTCTCCCGGAACGATAAGGGCTCTACGATATATTCAATCGCGTCCGCTGGAAACGCTTCCGAGGTTGAACCTCACCTCTTTGAACGTCCGTGAAGCCGGAAAAGTATTACGTGACTTTTTGATCGGGTTGTTGCACAAACAGCTCCGGACCATGAACTACATCGATCGATTGGAAGAAAAGGAAAACCGATGA